From the genome of Polynucleobacter sp. AM-7D1:
ATTGACAGGAAGCTCGCCTTCAATTTTTGCAGTTGGCAAATATAGTAGATGCTCAATATGGAGAGATTGGTTCTTATATCTCTTGGAAAACTCCTGCCTTAGAGATTGGATATTTCTCGCAACCTGGCTATGGATTTTCTTTTCTTGCCGTTGTCCATCAGCACGCGGGTATATCGCAACAAGATCACCCTGTCCGTTTCTCTCTATTGATGTTTCTTTTTGCTCTATTGCAAGAATTTTTCCGTAGGGATTTAGAATCAAAAAATCAATTTCACCATAGACCGAGGCATCATTCTCAATCTTAGTCCAGTGAACACCATGAAATATGCAATATTGATCTGAAAGCCTGTCTTTTAACGTCAATAAGGTTGCAAGTTCGCCATGAAATCGGCGCTCATTATCTACAACATCGAAGTCTTGAGGAAATAGACGTGCCATTTTTAAAAAAGGGACATAAAGTCGCTTACTTATTATCTTTACTGCTTGCCTGTGCCATTATGGCCGCCAAGCGTGCATAGGTCTCTTCCGGAAATGTTTTAAGCATCTTGATGATTTTTTCATCGCCAGATGCTAAAAATAACTCTCTCAACTTTGGAGCCATCGCTTCAGACTCTTGAACCTCATCCTCCGTCATGTCAATGCCACGAACAATTGCGCCTACGCGCATAGCATCCTCTAAGGTCAACTTGAATTCCTGCAAGAAACTATGTCCGCATGAGTGGCAGGCTGAAGCAGAAAGCCTATTTAACGCATCACATGTTGGGCAATTTTTCATTTGCCGAGGCTTAACCGGAAACTCATGGCCACACGCATTACAACTTGTTGCATTTAAAGGCAACTCGGTACTACACGATGGACACTTCTTGGTACTTGCCGTATCTTCCTTTTTGGCTGCAGCCGACATTTCTGATTCGACTCTTCTTGCATATTTATCAAATATCTCCCAGCTGGGCATAATTACATATGCGCGACTATCATCATCTGGACCTGCCGTTCTAACAACCCTACCTATAGCCTGTCTAAATGCAACCTCTGTTGATGCATTAGGAAGATATACAAGCACACGTAGACGTGGGATATCAACACCCTCAGAAATCATGGCGACCGAGACAATCCATCGCTTATTTGTATTTCTGAATGCAGAAATACGGCCCTCAGCATCACCCATTTCGCTATGAACAATGTAAGGTTTTTCTCCCTCTATTTCTTCGATAACTTTTACAAAATATTCAGCCATAGCAATGTTAGGCGCAATGACTAATCCGCCGGCATTTGGCATTCTATTTCTTAAATCTGTTAGCTTATCGCTACCCCACTCGACCATAGACCACTGGTATCCACCATTCAATGGCTTCTCAGGGCTATCAGGCTCGTAAAGAGGGGTGCAGGCTAGCCTATAAAACGATAGCGCCTTTTTAAGTGCGGGTATCTTCTTAAGATCACCGCTAAGCTCTGCATCCCCACTACCAGAGACGGTTACTTGATCATCTTCAAACGAAACTGTAAAGCGGCCATCATGCCTATGAAAAGTTACAGGTCGACAGTAGCCTAAATCAACCGCCTCTCCATAGGTGAGGGTATAAGTTCCCTCCTCGGGATGATCAATTTTTCCGCGATCATCGTAGGCCAGCCAAGCAGTACTATTACCATCACTTCGAATAGGAGTTCCGGTAAGGATAAGAACATACTTAGCATGAGCAAATGCGCTTGTTGCGCCATCACCCCATGCTGCTTCAATTGCAGCATGATGGTGTTCATCACAGATAACCATAGTTTTAGAAGATTTACAAACTGCCTGAAACGGCTCTAATAATCCCTGAACAGCAGCCCAAGTAGCACATACGTCTAGATCCAAGTCCTTGATGTCATCATCTGAACCGGTGACCTTTGACATGTAGCGACTAGTTACAACCTTGAAATCATCAGCCCACTGTCGAACAACCTCTCTTCGTGGCGCTATAACAATTACTCTTTCAATTTCACCAAGCTCAATCAAGCGTCTAGCTAGCTCACAGGAGGTAATTGTTTTACCAGCCCCTGGAGCGGCATTGATTAGAAAATGCTTATCAGTTTTTGTAACAACCAACCATTTGATAGCCTTACTAATTGCTTTCTCTTGCCAATCACGTAACTTTAATGCCATTTTGCTTCCCTTCTGTAGATTGCATTTCTCACAAAGAGCCTGCCCATTGTTAACAAGTGTTCTCCCACCTCTTGACCATGGAATAACATGATCAGCATGAAACGCTCCCTCTAGCTTTTTATTGCATTTGGCACATTTTCCAGCGGACTTAAATATTAAAATCTTTCTTTGAATGGAAGAAAAAATACGCCCCATTCAAGTTGATATCCAATACTCTGTTAGTTGAATTTCGCGTATTGGGAGATCTGTCGGTGGCTTCAAAACTGCTACCTTGTTAATTCTGACTACTGCCACCGCATACGGAATCGTTCTAGATTTAATTAAAAATCCATCCCTTCTTAGCAGGGAAATTGTTTTTGTTAGACTCGAAACTCCAAAGTAAATTAAAGCCTCCAATCCAGTTATAGGATTTCCGGTCAATAAATGCTCTCTTACTGCCGCCTCTTTTCCATGGGCTATGGACATAGAATTCCTCTATTAAAAAAGTATTAACCTAAATTCAATATTGTTTTGATTCTATCTATCAGCTCAGGATCATCTTGCTCCAACTTATCCAGAAAAATTTCTCTGTCCTCTTCATACCTATTAATATCCCAACTATCGCTATTCATAAACATATCAACTGGCCACTCTGCTGGAGAGAGCTCATCAAGGTCATCTTCAAAAACTGGGCCGTCGTCGTACTCATCACCAACCTCTAGATTTTTTAGATAGAGCTTAAGTAGGCCATGGGCGAGAGTAATTATCTCTCGTGAGCTAGTTTCTCTTGGAAGTGAGTTCCGTAGCTCCGCATATATCTCCCTCAGTATGGTCGATCTATTTTTCACAATGCGTTAACCATGACCCATTTTTTTATGATTCCCATATGAGACTGCCTCCCAAATACCTTGAGGTATAGATATTGGTGAAAAGTGAGCTCTAAAATTATCGTTTACCTTAGCAGACCATACATTTAATGGCTCAAAGTATTTAAAGTCCAATCCAGGTAAGCAAGAGGATTTAATTAACTTTGATTTCGTCTTCTCCCAGAAAGACTGATGGCCAACAGGCACATCGCTTAAAAATTTCGGCGTCTCCCTAATTTCTTTTACGGACGGTATAAATCTAGCGGGAGATATTAGTTTTGAGTACTTTATTCCTACAACCAAATGCTCAGGAATGTCAGAATGACTACAGTACCCCGAAGGATGTAAGCCGACCCATGGAGCCAAATCATCTGCCCGCGCATACTTTGAACGTTGGCTATTAAAAATACCTGCTGCTGCCTCACTTTTCAAATCAAAAAGATTTTCATCAAACCGCGCATATGCTCCCGGTTGATTTTTCATGAATTGAAAGAAAAAATCTAAAACCCCAGGGATTCCAATGGTCTGAGCAGACCTAGATGAGGATTTATTAGGATCAATACTCTTGGCATATTTCCACGCAGAAGCATTAGCCAATGCTTCTTCGGGCTGATAAGACTTTGATCGGCGGAAGGCAAATTTCTGCGGAAGGTATAAATGTGTCTTTGAAAATCCTTCAAACCCCAGTACGCCGACATCAAACTTTGCATGAAAAATCTCATGACTCCATAAGAAATTTAAAGCAATTTCTCTTAAGTTTTGAGCGCACGGGAATTCAATAGCAAGCATCTGTGAAATGTGTTGTACCCCACTATTGACGTAGAAAATTCCCCACTTGCCACGAAACGGCGGGCTATTGATATGTCGATATGACTTATAGAACGCTAGAATTTCAATGCCTGCGGCACGGACTCCGCCTTCAGCAGCCCCCATCTCCCCTTCATTTTCCGACTGTGACTCTGGATCAAAATCATCATCTTTTGGCAATGGGATTGCTTCGCCAGAATCAAATAATTCAGCCTCAGGTTGAAACTCGTCATTAGGATAACCAATCTCAATTTCCTCAAAATCCTTCGGATTAAATTGAGGTAATTTTGATAGCACTTCATTGAAGATTGATACAGCCATATAACTTATCCTTAAGCTACTTTATGTCTAGTTAATTGTAAGCACGATGAAGAATAAATTACATTTATTTCATAAATTTATAATAATTCCCACTCCCCTATCTCCTCCATTCCCTCCATATCCTTCGGGCAGATTGGTGGGCCTAGATTGAGGTGCTTCTTCAGCATTACAACTTCATAACCGCACTTAGCGCACTTAGCACCTGGTCTTTTGGGTGCCTTTTGAGCTGTCGGTATTGGCAGACTTAGTCTCCCGTGAGGGAATGTCCCTAGTCTTTCTACGATCCTGATCAAGTCTTGCTTTAAGTGTTCGCCGGCTCCTGCACTTCGCATGGGGCCTTTGAGGCCGACATCTAGCGCAATCTTTTTAAATCCCTCGCCATGGCCACTTTCACAGTTATCTACTGCATGCACTAATTCATGGACTAAGGTATCCAGAAAATCGAATGGTGTTTTGAGGTGTGGGGCAATAAAGATTTGGTTTATTTGGTCTTCAGCTGATTTTGATGACCAGCATTGGCCAAGGTGTCGACCTTTTCCGCCAGTACTCGGAAATCCTACAGATACTCTTACTTGTGGGACAACATATCCTCTTGATTCAAATATAGGGGTAATGTGCTTCACTGCACTCATTAGCCATTCCTCCCTATTCATAAAGGTCATTTGATTTGCATTATTAGATTCGCTCACCGGTCAGCCCCCCTAGTGATTGAGATAACTGCGGTTTTCAGCCATTCTCAAAAATTCTAGATCGAGTGATTTAGAACTCTCGTACTTCCAATCTAATGGGTAAGCAATCTCTCCTTGATCCCAGTTTTTAATTCGAAGTTCTTCCTTCTCATCCGTCTCTTCATAGGTTGCTGCAATCAAAATATGTTCCTGGGATGACTCCTTAAGATCCTCTTTTGATTCCCCCTTTACTTCAGCTTTCATCTTTCTAGATCTGCTTACCGGAATCAGATCAATCCACCAGACTCGTACGCTTGGCCCAAAGACTTGATCAACCAAAACAGCATCTGTCCTTGCTGGATCCTCTTCGTTAATGAGAGCAACTCTCATGCCTTTTTCAGCCAGCATCTTGAGTAGTGCTCTAGCTTCATCATGAGTTTTGTAGGCAACACAAAGCAGTTGGTTGCTAGCAATAAAGCTTACATAGTCATTGAGATCAAATAGAAATTGGGCATAACCCCCTTTGTAGCGCTCGTGAATTGAACCCTTACGAAGCAATACAGAAACACCTTCAATTAACACCGGCATAAATCATCCCTCCCTCACTTAAATTGGATCTATTGAGAGAGCGTAGGCAGACTTAAGCTCATATATCGAGCCATCAAATTTATTTATGAATTCTTCATTTTTCTCATGATGTGAAACGCGAATATGCCATACTTAAATAGGGAATTTCAATTGCGTAGTAACTTTCCAGGAGAGTGGCAATGAATAAAAATGGCACCAAATTACCCAAACAACGCACCATAAGTCAGTCCAATATCAGAGCGAGCAGTACCCATGGCGGCTGCACCTTAAGTGAAGTTGCCAGCATGCTGAGCATTGGCAAAGAGCGAGTGCGTCAGATAGAGGCTAGGGCTTTGACCAAGCTGAGAAAAGCCATGCAGGAAAAGGGTATCGAGGCTCAGGATTTGATTTAGCCACTGGATTAAAGCTGTTTTTCGCTCTGGCTCACTATTTGAGCCATTTAGTTGCAATACTAAATATCAATAAACGACTCTCTAATCTTTAGGGGATAAATGACCGCTCAAGCATCTGAATTACTAATTTATGGTGGCAAGGAAATTCGCCTATGCAGTAATCCCCTCTCCTTATATTTAAGGCAAGCAGGTATTTCGTTTAAGTCTCCAAGTACCGCCTGTTGGCGTGGCTATATAGGCACCTGGGAGATTATTGAGAGCGGTGGTGTAGAGCGTCTGTACTTGGTTGAACTCTCCGCACACCGCACTTATGAAGATGTTGTGGGGGTCTCGGACATCTTTCCGGGATTTGATCGCGTCTTTGCGCACTGGTTTACCGGTGAATTACGTTGCCCTCAAGGTGAACTCTTGAACTATGTTCATGGTGGTTATGCCAGCACCTATGAATACGACCTTCTCATGGATTTTAAGCAAGGTGTACTAGTCAATAAACACGCACGGCATAACGAAAAACCTGTGAAAGCATCTCGATGAACTACCAGTCTCCAATGGGAATTAGTTGGTATTGGTGGTTATGCGCCTACACATCACCAGGTCTTGCGTATGCAACATATCACTTATTTAAAGAGTATTTCAATCGCCCATCTGACTTTGTTAAAGGTATGCTCGAAGCAATTGGTCAAGCCAAGAAAAAAGGCTTTCTTGATCACCTACTGGAAACGTTTGCGTACACCATAGCAACTCTTTGCATTGCACTGGGGTGGCCAGCGTTCTTTGTCTGGTCAAGAATAAAAGCAAAAAAGGATGCTGCTAGGGAAATTGAGCGTAATAAACCAGAATTTATTTGCATGCCAAAGTATTTAGTTGCCAAGGTAGATCCTCAGGATGCAGAAAAATCGAATTATGTGAATGATCCCCTTGGGTATGCCCCCGCCCTACCCTTTGGCCACTTAAATCAAGCTTGGGGTAGTTTTCTATCTAACATGATAGATCCTGAAGATGAACTTTGGTCCTTTCATATACCTAAGGGTAATAAATGCGGGATGTTTGGAATGGATTCTTCTGGCGATATTTCTGGATACGCAAAAGTACGTAACGGCCAAATTCTTGAAGAATTTATTGTTGAAATTGATTAAAAATATTAGACTTCAGAGTATGTAAATGACTGAAACCATGAATAATTAAGTACGACGCTGAAGTCTTTTTAGTTGAGCAGAAGAGCTTGTTGAAACAGGCTTAACAAATTGATATTTAATATGCAAGTTGCTCATTAGTCTTTTCCAAAATGATTTTTTTGCATCCTCAGTTTCAGCAATAATATTTTTATTTATAGACTCTTGCAAAAAAATACTCCTAAAATTCATGAATTCCTCATAATTCAAGTCTTTAACAGCCTGGTAAAGAGAGTCTTCATTAATATCGAATACTTTTCTTTCTTGAAATAAATTGTTATCCATAACTCATTCTATTTGAATTTAGCACTGCGTAGATATGTAATGCCGCTTTACTCATAAAAAATCTGCCCACGCATATCTTTAATAAAGACCTGGTAAAAATCTCTCCAGTTTTGTAGCTCTTCGGGCTGGCATACCGCCCCCGCTCTTTGAACTGCCAGCTTCCTGGTTACCAATAGACTGTTATTACGCTCGGTATAGGTCGAGTCATATTTAATGCCCGCCTTTTCATAAGTCACATCTGGCGGAATCCGCGTGACCTTGGTATTACTCGGAAACGTAATTTGATAAGCCTCGCCCACCATTCGAGTTGAGCAGGTGTAAGGCTTAGTAAATTTCTCAGGAGGCCTATCGTTAGCAATCATGGCAAGTTCTCCAGGTGCCAAGCCTACCGGTACTGTAATGGCACCAGGGCCTGGGACATTGGCAATCGCATCTAGAGTGAACTCGGTATCGCTTGTGAAAGGCTTATCAAGATCATAGATATAACTTGTAGAAATCTTGCCCTCTCCTGTTTGCCTAAATTTAGCCAACTGGTTTTTCACAAACTTATCTGCGTAAGAGGTATCTACTCCTTCGTACTTGTAGCGTGCGCTGATTTCAGCACTACCAAAATACTTGGTATGCGCCTTGCCTTTAATTTGTCCATCTTTTCCAATGATCATATTGATGCCCGTAGCCATTTGGTTATCTTCTTTCTTAGCCTTGGGAGTGCGCCCTACTTGTTGCAGCTTTGTGAGTAATGTTGGCTTATCAATCACGCCATTTGAGAGTACGCCAAACGGCGCCATCTCGGATGTGGAATCTAAATACAGATCCCAAGCCGGTATATAGGTAATGACATGATTAAAGGGGCCAATGACGGGCAACTTCGGCACCACAAAGGCCGACCCTGAATTAATCAGGGCACTCGTCGCATTAATGCCTTTAGCAGAGAGCAGCGCAATGAGGAGTGCGTTGTGATCCTTACAGTCTCCATAGCGATTACGAATGATGCTACTGGCATCATGCGGAATGATTCCGCCATCACCAAGATAAATAGCTACGTAACGGATATTGCGTGTTACCCAGTTATAGATGGCCCTAGCCTGCTCTTTTTTAAGGTCTAAAGATGGATCAGCTGCCACCTTCTTATCAACTCCTTTGGTGATTTCATCAGCAAGCTTTTGCACTTCTGGGGTGACAAGTGACTTACTAGCAATCCGCTCTTCATAGACTTTGGCAAACTCGGCTTGATTAGCCATGCTCGAGATGTAAATATGGGGAGCAAAGTCACTATTGGATACTTGCAGTTGCTCTTTGGGTATTGCCTTGAGATTTTGATAGGAATAACTGACATGACGCATCCCATCTTTGCTTTCATCTCGGGTCTGCTTAACTCCCTGAACATCAAAGTACAGTTTTAAGGATTCGGGATAGCTCAGCTTGTACTCATAGTGCTTGACCTCAGCATTAGGCGACAGTATCAAGCGCGTATAAAAGTAATTGGGTAGCAGTGGCTTATAGGTCGTGAGCTTAGACTTATAGTAGGTACGCGCTCCGGGTGTGACCTTAGGAAAAATAATGATTTTGTGCTTTTGATCCGAGAACATCGCAGCGCCAGCACTATTGTCATCTTCTACTGTGCGAATCGCATTGGCAGCGACCGGGATCTTTTCACCTTGCGGAGTAATCGTATAGGCCTCTAGGATTTCTAGGTTGGAGAATGTCGAGTTGTAGGGCAAATCCGCTTGCGATTCCGCATCCACAATGATTTGCGACTTCACCAAAGTGGTCACTTCATCAATCTCCACTACCGTGCCATCAGCCCCAATGGTTTCCGTGATGATTTCACGCTCGACTACAGAGAGGGATTCATGATCGCCCCTACCTGCACTAGAGATGCCGACATTGGCGAGTAATAAAAAACCGAATAAGACAGCGCCAAGGCCGCCAATCGATTGCAGTGCAAACTTCATGAATCTTCTTTCAAGTTACGCTGGGAGCCAACAAGTTCACCAGGCTGCGTACCAGCAAGATACACGCCACCTGTATTTTCATCTACTGCCAACCAATCACAGGGCATCGTTGCTCCGCCAAAAAGGCCTTCATAAACACAAACATCTTGCCAATGCTTTATCCCATCTACTTCTTTGTAACACTCAAAACCAAGACTTGCCCATAAATCAACTAATGCCTCAATTCCTTGCGGGCCCATCGCCCCATCACGAAAGAGGTGCTCGTCATACCAAACCCGCCCACCGATGAGCTCTTTGTGGTCTTCTAGGCAACGCTCCCATCCGCCAAAGTATTTTTGACGGATGACGTGGATCGGAACAATAAAGTCGATAAATTCAGTAGCGATTGCCATAATGCATCCCTCCTTTATTTGATGATGAACTTAGCGCCGAACATAGGTGCTGATGAAGGCTTTACGTTTAGTTTGATGGCTAATGAACAGCATGCCTGAGTCTCGATACAAGAGAGCAGCAGGCTCTTGTAGTTGTGATCGATTTGCAAAATACAAATTGCCACTAGAGTCGCGCAGACGAAACTTGGGCAAACCCAAAATCTGGGCACTATCGACAAAGGCGGCCACTGCCAGGGGTTTGTTGAGGGGCAGCATCGCTGCGCCACTAGGCGAGACCTGTAGCGGCATCAATGTAATGAATACTAGGGAACTGAGCATTGCTCTCTCTATGAAATAGGGTTTATTGGCAGTGATTTGATTGTGATGAGCTAGTAGCTCATTAGGTGAGCCTAGAGCTCACTAATCTTCCGATATGCAACATTTTTCTGTCCAAAGATGCACCAAAGGAGATATCCATGTCACGCAAACCATTTAGCCTTAAGTTCACCCTGATTTTTCTGAGCACAGGCCTGATC
Proteins encoded in this window:
- a CDS encoding SprT-like domain-containing protein, whose protein sequence is MSAVKHITPIFESRGYVVPQVRVSVGFPSTGGKGRHLGQCWSSKSAEDQINQIFIAPHLKTPFDFLDTLVHELVHAVDNCESGHGEGFKKIALDVGLKGPMRSAGAGEHLKQDLIRIVERLGTFPHGRLSLPIPTAQKAPKRPGAKCAKCGYEVVMLKKHLNLGPPICPKDMEGMEEIGEWELL
- a CDS encoding sigma factor-like helix-turn-helix DNA-binding protein — its product is MNKNGTKLPKQRTISQSNIRASSTHGGCTLSEVASMLSIGKERVRQIEARALTKLRKAMQEKGIEAQDLI
- a CDS encoding helix-turn-helix domain-containing protein, whose amino-acid sequence is MSIAHGKEAAVREHLLTGNPITGLEALIYFGVSSLTKTISLLRRDGFLIKSRTIPYAVAVVRINKVAVLKPPTDLPIREIQLTEYWIST
- a CDS encoding DUF3857 and transglutaminase domain-containing protein, which produces MKFALQSIGGLGAVLFGFLLLANVGISSAGRGDHESLSVVEREIITETIGADGTVVEIDEVTTLVKSQIIVDAESQADLPYNSTFSNLEILEAYTITPQGEKIPVAANAIRTVEDDNSAGAAMFSDQKHKIIIFPKVTPGARTYYKSKLTTYKPLLPNYFYTRLILSPNAEVKHYEYKLSYPESLKLYFDVQGVKQTRDESKDGMRHVSYSYQNLKAIPKEQLQVSNSDFAPHIYISSMANQAEFAKVYEERIASKSLVTPEVQKLADEITKGVDKKVAADPSLDLKKEQARAIYNWVTRNIRYVAIYLGDGGIIPHDASSIIRNRYGDCKDHNALLIALLSAKGINATSALINSGSAFVVPKLPVIGPFNHVITYIPAWDLYLDSTSEMAPFGVLSNGVIDKPTLLTKLQQVGRTPKAKKEDNQMATGINMIIGKDGQIKGKAHTKYFGSAEISARYKYEGVDTSYADKFVKNQLAKFRQTGEGKISTSYIYDLDKPFTSDTEFTLDAIANVPGPGAITVPVGLAPGELAMIANDRPPEKFTKPYTCSTRMVGEAYQITFPSNTKVTRIPPDVTYEKAGIKYDSTYTERNNSLLVTRKLAVQRAGAVCQPEELQNWRDFYQVFIKDMRGQIFYE
- a CDS encoding DEAD/DEAH box helicase family protein, with amino-acid sequence MGRIFSSIQRKILIFKSAGKCAKCNKKLEGAFHADHVIPWSRGGRTLVNNGQALCEKCNLQKGSKMALKLRDWQEKAISKAIKWLVVTKTDKHFLINAAPGAGKTITSCELARRLIELGEIERVIVIAPRREVVRQWADDFKVVTSRYMSKVTGSDDDIKDLDLDVCATWAAVQGLLEPFQAVCKSSKTMVICDEHHHAAIEAAWGDGATSAFAHAKYVLILTGTPIRSDGNSTAWLAYDDRGKIDHPEEGTYTLTYGEAVDLGYCRPVTFHRHDGRFTVSFEDDQVTVSGSGDAELSGDLKKIPALKKALSFYRLACTPLYEPDSPEKPLNGGYQWSMVEWGSDKLTDLRNRMPNAGGLVIAPNIAMAEYFVKVIEEIEGEKPYIVHSEMGDAEGRISAFRNTNKRWIVSVAMISEGVDIPRLRVLVYLPNASTEVAFRQAIGRVVRTAGPDDDSRAYVIMPSWEIFDKYARRVESEMSAAAKKEDTASTKKCPSCSTELPLNATSCNACGHEFPVKPRQMKNCPTCDALNRLSASACHSCGHSFLQEFKLTLEDAMRVGAIVRGIDMTEDEVQESEAMAPKLRELFLASGDEKIIKMLKTFPEETYARLAAIMAQASSKDNK